From the genome of Miscanthus floridulus cultivar M001 chromosome 10, ASM1932011v1, whole genome shotgun sequence, one region includes:
- the LOC136489282 gene encoding uncharacterized protein yields the protein MAKYPTRSQLMNERNEEQACASALAAAAQQKNIEMQAEVDKLKEQLTIQAAERESDKEKIQQLQHQLESTSSKIREELRQEFFALIKQQNQAPPLNAAPTTAAPQPAEIATHPSEFRTNATVIENMVSGNEGADLAQAGTESALGIHNAPSNGPAVVPTPSQGPEQVQKTVEDSELVSNKMSIQPSRLTRSNANRSLFPNDKGSNESLKFITSHTLRNNAASKKRVLRNK from the exons ATGGCAAAGTATCCGACCCGAAGCCAACTTATGAATGAACGAAATGAAGAGCAGGCTTGTGCATCTGCATtagcagcagcagcccaacagAAGAATATTGAGATGCAAGCTGAGGTAGACAAGTTAAAAGAACAGCTTACCATTCAAGCCGCTGAGAGGGAGAGCGACAAGGAAAAAATTCAGCAGCTGCAACATCAACTGGAGAGTACAAGTAGCAAGATTAGAGAAGAACTAAGGCAAGAGTTTTTTGCACTAATCAAACAACAGAATCAAGCACCGCCTTTG AATGCTGCACCAACCACAGCAGCCCCTCAGCCTGCAGAAATAGCCACTCATCCTTCAGAATTCAGAACCAATGCTACTGTTATTGAAAATATGGTTAGTGGAAATGAAGGTGCAGATTTAGCACAG GCTGGTACAGAATCTGCGCTGGGCATACATAATGCACCTTCTAATGGGCCTGCTGTTGTTCCCACTCCTAGCCAAGGACCAGAACAAGTGCAAAAG ACTGTAGAAGACAGTGAATTAGTGAGCAATAAGATGAGTATCCAACCTAGTCGCCTCACTCGCAGCAATGCCAACAGATCACTTTTCCCAAATGACAAAGGCAGTAATGAGTCTTTGAAGTTTATTACTTCACATACACTGAGGAATAATGCTGCAAGTAAAAAGCGAGTTTTGAGAAATAAATGA